The Fusarium falciforme chromosome 12, complete sequence DNA window CTTCTCGGGGATTCGCAATGGCTGCCAGAGACAACACCTGCTGGAATGCCGCCCTGTTTTGGTTTCCCGTGAGTTTGACATTTGGTGGCTAAAAATGTCTATTATGGCATAAAAACCATGCATCTTATGATGAAATATCCCGGGATGTGGTACCGTGCCGGTGCTATCAATTGCTAGACGAACAGAGCACCGAGTCGAGGGCTAGAGACCAGATCTAGGAGAGAGTGAGACCTAAGATGTTATAAATGAAGCTGTTTAAGCTATCAAGACTTTTTTCTTAGAATGACACAATGACTAAATTACTTTTCCTTCTGCTCTCATTCAACATCAATGACTCTCCGTGTGTTGAAACCCATCAGGGTTGACTATGGAGGGCCTGATTCGTGCATCGATGATAAGCATAAGCGATGTTAAATTATGTGCAATGGAATAACTAACTACATACCCTCTAAACTGGTTTCTTGAAGCTTCCTGTTCTCTTCATCCCATCAATTCTGTTATTGGCATTGTGGCTTCCCAGCATGTGCTCAAGTATGGTAATAGCCCTGACTTCTATAGGCCTTTGGTTAAATAAGGACGTGTAAATGAGTTCGATAGTATATCAAATGACTTCGTAGGAGATTCTAGATGAATAGATTCAACAGTAAGGAGAGGTTCTAAAACGCCCGTGGCAACACTAAGCCGCCGAAGGCCGCCCACTGCCACGCTTTCATAAGAGTAAGACAGGGCTCCCTCTCGGAATGGATGAACACCGAGGTCTCAGTATCAATTATGGCCATATTCATAGTCGAAAAGCCGATGTGCCGAAAATAAACAGAATCCGAAACGCAGTGTCTGGTGCTTTGTTCCTTTCTCTATTGCGTATAACATCTCATGCACAAGAGCCCTATTGAGGGTACTAGCTGGTAGATATGTTGGGCTCATAGTCCACTCACCGTTCTCACCCTTGGTGGAATGTGAAGACATGGGCGTATCGACCGGTTGAAGTCAGATTTTGGCTATCCAGGCCACACAGTCTTTCAAACCAAATCTTGTTGTGCATCTGTCACAGCGCGATCTAGAGGGTAAACCATTGTTGGTTAGTGATGTCAAGCGAGGTTGAAaccttggtgttgtcgaAGCCTTTGGCGAATAAGAGCGTCATGGGCATCCTAGATTCTCCGAAAGCGGACACCGTAGCCTAGAAGCAGGGGAATATGTCAGGCAATTTTGGGGTCGATGAAGGTCGTTCGAAGTCTCTTGAAGGCCTTGGTACTCATACTAATATACGTAGTTGATATGATGCACAGAACCAAAGTCCGCCAGCACTGAGGAACGTTCAAGTTTGCAGGTTTCTTGCACACTTCTCTAGTGTTGGATTCCACTTTGATAGAACAGTCGAAAAAGTCCGAGTCTCATAGGGCAGGGGACGCAGTATAGCCACCAATTTCGCATGGCAGCCCTTGCATTGATGAGAGCATACTTGGAAAACTCCCAGTCAAGGACACTGATGGCTGCTGTTGATTATAACTACCTCCCCACAAGAAAGGACACCGATGACGAACCAAGAGAAGGGGAGGAAGCAATATTATCGGATGCATAGTACTAATCAGTGTCTTCAAAATTTCCCCAACCAGAATCGGCCATGCCTGTTTAAAAGTGGTATACTATGGCACTGAGAAACACCTAGCAGCGTGTGAAGAACGCAGTACACGTGAATACGGTTGTGAAGTATTGAAGCTTGATAGAAGCTTCATTTATGCGCTTTACATACTCAGAGATGCCGAGGAGACTTTTTTAGAGGTTTGTGTCGATTTCTATTATTCTAAGGTTGAAGTTGCACGTTGACTGAGCGAGGCCGGCGATTGCTGCCCACGTCCAGGGAGCCATGCAGCATTCCAGAAGATGGGTAAATGTTCGCCATTTTATGTATAGAATAAGCACTCTTTTTCAGCTTTATTGCCTTAAAATAGTCAAAAAAGCAACCACATCTCTAATGAATATTGCTTCTCTCGAGTTGGGGCTCAGCAAGGGGCTAAGCCTCCATGTCAGTGTGCTTCAATGCGAACTTGTCAGGTAAGCTTATTGCGCATTGTAGCCAATATGATTGCAGGAACTAGTCAGCCAGATCATGCAGACATTCACGTCTTCCCGACTGTCTTGGTTGACCGTGGTCTAGACTCCCCCAAGCCCAGCCACAAAGTAAGCTTACCCGAACCCCAAGAACAAACGTTTCCCTTACCGCTCATAAGGTGCGTTTGCTTCTTGTAATGAGCTCTAAATTGGTACTGTAGTGAAAGATTGAGTTGATAAGAATTCCAGGATCACTAGTCCCCAAAACGAGTAGCCGCTGTAACATTCAGGAAGCCCTCCAAGCGGAAGTTGCCACGAGAGCGGACGGTTTGAGGCTGAAAGCAAAGTATGTTTAATCACTTCAGCCAGCCACCATTGGCGAATGCAACAGGGGTACCAAATGGAACGGGCGCACAAGCAGCTCAggtgggagaagaagcagtttTTACTCAAACAATTTATTAATCAATATTGAATGTGCAGCAAGGTGTTTGCGCATTTGGTGAATCTTCACATTTCAACGAGGGTCTCAGAGGGCACCTCGAAAATGGCATTCCCCAGGAGGTGCCCTAGAGCGATGGAGAATTGAATGAAAAGAAGGGAATATTTAAATCCAGGCATTCGCTCATAATGACGATATGGCCGGCAACTAAGAAGTTCATTATGTGATCGTGTCAGCCATCCAGCCGATTAAGCCTCTATCCCGACCGAGTCACCCATTAGGTTAATAGCCTTATCCAGCCTCATATCCCTTTCTCCGCATTTCCGGTGTTTTCCTACTCCTCATTTCCCCCGTCTTGGTCGTTTTACCTTGGCGTTGTGTGGCTTGCATTCCCTATGTCGGCGGGCAGCTCAGACACGGGCGTGTTGTCGTGGGGGGAAGAAGTCACGGGCAGTTCAGAAACGGGTGACGCGACCGTCTTGTAAGGCTCGATGGGAGGGCTCTGAGGTGGAGGACTCATGCCGCCCACGGGCATTTGGCTGTATCGAGGATCGCTGGGAGGAGGCGGGGAGCCCTGAACTGGATAGCCGCCgtagttgttgttgttgttgtagtCGTAGACGACCGGAGGAGGCACGCCTTGTTGGTAGCCCatttgctgttgctgttgctgaggaGGGAATCCAGGTGCAGGTACAGGAGCCGCAGGCGCCGTCGCAACCTCCTTGCTGTTTTGCGTCTTCTTGCGTCGAAGGAACCAAAAGGCCAATCCAAAAATGGCGATGAGTGCAATGCCGCCGACAACGCCTCCAACGATGGCCCCGACTGGAGTGCTGGGTTTATCCGGTTCAGGCTCAGCCGTCTTGGTGACATATATAATGCCCCTGGTGGTATCGATGCTGGTAAGTGTCTGCTCCTCGGTCGTACTACCCGTCGTGACCTTGACAACGGTTGACTCGTAGAAGGGAACCTGTTGTTCGGTCTTGCCGCAGAGGTAGATGGATAGttcgtcgccgtcgccgtctTCGAGGGGCTTGATGCCTGTCGCGCAATACGGAAAGTTGATATCATCGGTGCTAAAGTCACTCGTTAGCCGACTCATTGCAGTAATTTGGCCATCAATCAGACGAACCAGCAAAGGGCACGCTGGTTTGTACTATCACAGCTAGATGTCCTGGGGTAACATGTCGTGTAGATGTTCTGAAAGCAGCCAAAGTGCGAGCCGATGGTCTTGCAAGTCGTGGTCCAGGCGCCCTCTTCGCCGCATTGCCAAGTAGCCCACCCTATACAACTGTGTTAGTTCATGGGAAGCTCGAGATGATAAGTAGCAAGAGCCCATACTGCTGTTTAAAAGAGAGTAGTAGCCGCAGGAATCGTAGTTGTTTTGGCGGCCGAAGAGATCGCGTTGATGAAGCGTCGCAGGAGCAGTCACAGCCGGGCCAGCCACATCAAACGCGGGCGCGACTGCGACCCCTGTAGCTTGAATCTCAGCCATAGTCGCGCAGCTTGCTGACGGTCAAAGGGTCAATGGGTTGTTGATGTGAAAAGGTCGTCTGCCGCTGAGCGCTGAGAAACACTCGGTGCATGAGAGGGGAGCAAAACAAGCTGCTTCTTCAGCGGATCAAAGCGGACGAAACTGCAGGACAACAGAGGAGGCGGAGCCCCCAAAtgcttcctctccctcggggtttaataatagctgAAAAGTCTTGTTCAAGGATATTGGGCATGATGGCGTTAGAGATGTGCAGTGGCGCTCCTTCAGCCTGCAGCCAAGAGAGAGCTGCACCATTCACAATCTGTCGACAAGGTCAGCCCTCTCGTCAAGAGGAGATTGAGCCAACGGCCTGCGGCGGTTAGCCTGACTCGGATCGACGCCCAGCTGTGGTGTCGGCCTCCACTACAATCGCTGATGTTGGCTGGGACGATCAGCCACTATTGAGAGGCTGAAAGCCGCTTCTGCAAAGGCCCCGTTCTAGGCTTGGAGGCGTCGTCCAGCTGCCGTCGGCTGGTGTCTTGATTGAGTTTCCTCCCTTCCCCATGGACTCCATTACCCTGGTTCGAGGGGACCTGTTCGCCGACTTTGGCTCATGGCGAGAGACTTTGTTGCGAGAGCGACAGAGCAGGTCCCGAAGTGGAAAGCTGAAAGACACTTTCTCACACCATCGATATTGGATGTGGAGAGTGATCGTCCTTACACCGTGTGGCAGCCATTCCTTCACACTACGGAACCCAGACTGCCTTGTGAGGCACAAACATGCCAACCACCCCTGTCGGTGACTGGTCCAGGCATAAGATAAAGCTCAAAATAAAGTCAACGGGGCGGATTTAGAGCCTCAGTTTGCACAGCCACTCCACATGGTCAAGCCCAATATTCCCCGCCTCTCCGCCTCTTGACGGCCGGATTGCACATTCAACTTGATGATTGTGTCTCAAATGGCGTCCAGTAGCTCATCTACAACTGCGACCCCGTCGGGATCGCCTATCAGTGATGAACACACTCTCAATGGGCACACGTGGGATCTCCCTCTGCGACCGGCACCGCCACCTCCGCAGTATCGCCAACTCGAGCTGAATCGGCGCCAAATCCGGACACTCCATCTGCTTCCGGGAGACAGCCAAGACCCTATCCGCTGCACGTTGGAAACCGCATTTCTTGCAGATGACCCGTCCTACCAGACTCTGTCATATGCGTGGGGCGACCCTCTCGATTGTCGGTCCATCACTGTAGCTGGGAGGACAACCCCCGTTACTGTCAACCTCTTCAATGCCCTCCGGAGGCTATGGCTACCTGATGATGAGCAACGCCTTTGGGTCGATGCCCTGTGCATCAATCAGGCTGACGACGTCGAGAAATCACACCAGGTCAACCTGATGAGGGACATCTACTCTCGTACAACACAAACTGTTCTCTGGTTGGGCGACTTTGCCGAGGACTCTGATTCTTCCCAATTGGCGTCCAAAAAGCCAAGAACCAACGAGAACTTCATTCCCGAGCAAACAGTCATGGGGGCTTTCACATTTCTCGAAGTCTTGGCTGCCGATCACCACTACGACATCAAGTATGAAGAGCCGGGCCAGGACCTCATAGGGCAAGGAGTCGCCGCAATACTGTCCCTCATCAAGCTGTCTTGGTGGCATCGTGTGTGGACGGTTCAGGAGGCGGTCCTACCACCCAAAGCCACGTTGATGTGTGGCACCCTGGAGCCTCCGTTCTCTATGCTTGCGCAGGTATGAAAGAACGGTTACAGGCATCGACATAAAGGCTGCTGCGTCTCTTTTTGTCACTTCAAGGATCTCTATGCCCGAATTCATGGCCTCAATTACATCAAGCGGTGTTCCAAGACGCCGACCCTGATGCCGCTTGCTCTCAACCTCTTCCGATCAAGACAAGCATCCGACTCAAGGGATCGAGTGAATGCCTTCCTCGGCCTAGGAAGTAGCATCAACGCTAATTATTCATCCTCCTTCAAAGACATCTATAGACGCTCAACTCGGTCTTTGATCTATGAATGCGGTAGCCTTAGCCCGTTGTTGAGAATCCCCGAGATAAAACGAGACCCTGCCCTATCGAAATGGGTTCCAGATTGGTGTAACGGCGGTGTCCATAGCCGTCGCTCGGAGATTATCTGGATACGAGTCTTTCCCCAATTCTTCGCAGCGAACTCCCTTCGACCTTTGATCAGGGCCATGGCCTCGGATAAAGTACTGAGTCTTCAAGGCTCGGCAAGATCCAAGATATTACTCCGATACCACCAACAGCCAGGACCATCCCCGGAGTGGGACATACGAGCAAGCCCCCCACCACGCGTTACTTGGTGACCTCGAGCCGATTGCCGATGATGGAAACCCCGGTCGCCATAGATTCCAATCCGATGAAAATGCAGAGGCATCAGCTCAAAGGCTCTTGGCTTCTACTGAAGACCCGGCGAATTCGGTTGTCCATAACAGAAAGGGTATCATCACACAGTCGGGCATGATTGGGCTTTCAAACCTGGGTGTCAAGGTTGGAGATGTTGCGTGCGTCTTGTTGGGAGACAGGATGCCGTTCATCTTGCGTCGAAAGGAAGCAtctaaagaagaagaggtattttatGACTATGTTACACACGCTTATGTCCATGGTATCATGGATGGGCAAGTTATGAATGAAGGCCGGGAGCTGGAGTGGATAAATCTTGTGTGATAGGGTAAGCGAAGCGAGTGATGAACAAGGAGCTGATGCAAAGGATTGATGGTCTACGATAATTGATTTTAGCGTATACGATATGTTAGAAGGCCCTGTAAGCGAGTTTGGACATTATCAAAGATACATGACGCACAATGATCTCCGTTTCATTATCAGGGATCCACGTCCAGGGTTGAGCTAGAGCCGCTGGCTAACGGCCGCCTAACTCTGTCTAATTTAGCCTGCCCTAACCGTGAGCTTAATTGGACTGGGAATACGCGGGGATGAGATTGACATGCACGGATGGCGTCTTTCATATCAAAGATTGAGCTGGAAGAAATATGTTTGTTGTGAATGAAGCTTGGATGGAGATGATATTATCCCCTAGCATTTGCTCCTATGGGCACATGCTTTGTTGCCTCGGCTCAGCGACATGCGGGCACAACCGTTTCGTCTCGAAATATCGTGACACTTGCCAAGAGCTtccaagacgacgacgatgtagAGACAACAAACTTGTCATACCATCTCGTCAACAAATGGCTTACCAAGCTGTTCCCTCTTCTCTCGACCGGAAAACTGCATTCTTTTGTGCAATAATGAAATATTGACAGGTCATTTATGCTCTTGTGCACGGTTGCAAGCGAAAAAAGCCCCCCCAATCTCGGCTCGGGTTCCCAAGTCATGCAGCCAGCGTAGCAGCCAACACCCAGTATCCTCATATCTGTTGGCCCCTTCAGCGACCGTCTCCACACACGTATGCAAAGGGCCCTTGTTTGTGTCTGCTTAATTCACTTAACCAGGGTTTAATAAGGCTGTGAAACATGTCAATTCAGCGCTGTGGAGTGATTCCTTCTGGGTCGCCCTTTTCCCCTCACGTACGGCAAATCTCTTCACCTACTGCCTCTTTCGACACCTAGAAGCGACGCTGTTGGGTCGTGTCTTTGCCATGTCGTCGCCGAAACAAGCTTCCTCGCCCAAGTCGCCGTCCTCCCCAGCCAAGGGGGCTGAGACTGGCGCGGACCACGCTTCTGAGACAACCGAGCGGTCTGACAACGGCCCAATTGAAGTGGTATGCAGCCCTCCACTTCTGTCTCTAGCCAATCCTTCTCACCCAAGTaggacgacgatgccgaCTCTACGTACTCAGGGTCGTAGGTTTCCCCGTGAACAGCTAGTGTAGCCATCTGTGGACCCTTACATGAACTGCAGCACGCGCGTGACCGATACTGAGTCTCTGCGGACCTCGATTCTCAACTACAAGTGGGAGAACGGTCGCAGATACCACGCCTATAATGACGGCGCATACTGGTTAGAGGTTTCACATGAGTCGTTCCTGTGCATCGCTCACCAATCACAGGGGACCTAATGACGAGCGCCAACAAGAAGCCGAGGATCTCATGTGAGCTTCTACTCCATCGCATACGTAAGCGGCATCTAATTATGCAGGCACGAGATGTATCGTATCATCCTGGACGGCAACCTTTACGCTGCCCCTCTTGGAGAGAACCCTCAAGTGGGTATTCGTCGTTTACCCTAGGAGACACCCGTTGACATGATATGTAGCGCGTCCTTGATGTAGGTTGTGGTACGGGAATCTGGGCCATGTGAGTTACCCATCAGACCAAGCAGCCGTACAACTAGCTTATAGCCCGTGTAGTGAGTTCGCCGATGAACATCCCTCGGCTGATGTCCTTGGTGTGGATCTCTCACCCATCCAGCCCGGTTTTGTTCCCCCCAACTGCAAATTCGAGGTTGACGATATCAACCAAGAATGGACATTTCCAGACAACAGCTTTGACTTTGTTCACATCCGGGCTATGACTGGCTGCATCCCCGACTGGGTTGAGCTACATAAGAAGGCCTTCAAGTACGTTGCATGCTTTCCAAGCCCCATGATTCAACAACTAAATCGGATTGTAGGGCTCTCAAGCCTGGCGGCTGGGTAGAGCACGTGGAGCTCTGGGGCATCACAAAGTCTGACGATGGATCTCTCAAGGACAACTCCCCGCTTAAGAAATGGGTGGAAGTCTTCGAAAAGATTGGTGCCCTCACTGGCAAGGGCTTCTTCTATGGTCACAAGGCAGCAGACTTCCAGCGCGAGGCTGGCTTTGAGAACCTCGTTGAGCGAAGACTCAAGATGCCTCTCGGACCATGGCCCAAGGACAAGCGACTCAAGACCTGGGGTGCCTGGAACCGTCAGTTCCTTCTGCAGGCCCTTGAGGGATTCTCTATTCGTGGTCTCACTGAACTTCTCGGGGTGAGCGCCACCCATCTCTTCATCTAGACATTTGACTGACTGTTCTAGTGGACGTATGACGACGCTCAGCTGTTCCTGGTCGAGATGCGAAACGAACTTTTGAACCCCGCCGTCCACTCTTACGGAGAAGTGTATGTTAATCCTCACAGCCCGCTAGATATATGAACCTGACGCCTTTTCTAGGACCATCATTTACAGCCAGAAGCCAGAGACCACCGCATGATCATTGGACCCCTTCTTTTGTAAATACCCGAGTCTTCTTTCCAGACAACCCCGGGAGGCATGAGATGATGGGAATGTCGGAGTTGTTTCAGTTTGACGAGTGCTATTCATGTTGACACATTCCTTCTGCGCATACGGGCGCCGAGCATAATCAGTTTCATGTTGAATCCTGAGATTTGCTATTTTTCTACATTTTTTAGCTTGGAGGTATAGTCTGTCCAACTGATTTAAACGAGTTCAAATACCACCTCTTCGGGCTTCGTATGGAGGAACTCTCCCTTCATGATACCCTCAACATAAGCATCCCCGAGGAATCGATACTGACTTCCATGTGCCCTGAGAACAATAGGTGCCGGCACCGACCAAATGACGGTGACAATAtcgccctccttgacgtTTGTGCGTGCCATGCCAAGCCTCCCGTTGGCTGTCTTGAACAGAGTCCGTCCCTTCAGATAAGGCTGAGCAGTCCAGAACTTGTTGATGAGTTTATCTGCCGCGGAACCTTCCTCATCTGAATCTGATGAATCGTCATCTTCCGAACCTGACTCGTCGCCAGACGTTTCACCCTCCGAGTCTACGTCTTCCCACTCATCTTGGCCGTCTAAACCGCCAAGAAAGTCTAGGACAGTTTCTGCCTTCTTCGGATCTATTTTCTCGCCGCGAAATAAGGCTCGGATGACATGCCACATTTCTGGGGGTATATCTTTGTCATCTGGTCgcccttcatcctcatcgaaTAAGTCTTGAAAGCTTAGCATCACCGTCTTCCAGATGTAATCTTCTCCAGGCGTCGACTCAGGACCAAGGCCCATGAAGTCAATCACGGGACGCCCGATCATAGCAAAGGCCCTAGCGACTTCCCTCGCGTCGTCGGTCTCATCTG harbors:
- a CDS encoding HET domain-containing protein is translated as MIVSQMASSSSSTTATPSGSPISDEHTLNGHTWDLPLRPAPPPPQYRQLELNRRQIRTLHLLPGDSQDPIRCTLETAFLADDPSYQTLSYAWGDPLDCRSITVAGRTTPVTVNLFNALRRLWLPDDEQRLWVDALCINQADDVEKSHQVNLMRDIYSRTTQTVLWLGDFAEDSDSSQLASKKPRTNENFIPEQTVMGAFTFLEVLAADHHYDIKYEEPGQDLIGQGVAAILSLIKLSWWHRVWTVQEAVLPPKATLMCGTLEPPFSMLAQV